In the Naumovozyma dairenensis CBS 421 chromosome 4, complete genome genome, one interval contains:
- the NDAI0D05090 gene encoding SDR family oxidoreductase, whose amino-acid sequence MSVFISGATGFIAQHIISQLLEQNFKVIGSVRSQSKADKLLGQFNGNKNLSFEIVEDISDLTAFNEVFAKHGKEIKYVLHTSSPFFTDCDDYEKDLLVPALNGTKGILHSILKYAADTVERVVITSSVAAMFDFTKDLDPSYSYNENTWNPDSYEDALIDGGHAYNGSKKLAEKYAWDFVEEHRNEIKFKLTTVNPSYVFGPQRFDENVSSKLNTSCELIHKLMLSSADDKVDNSFVGSFIDVRDVAKAHLLAFQRPTLIGKRLLLISSRFNAQDILDVMNEDFPSLKGRIPVGKPQSGALHNWKGSFADNSKTKELLGFEFMPLKKSIDDTVTQILKHEHNL is encoded by the coding sequence ATGTCTGTCTTTATTTCTGGTGCTACAGGTTTTATTGCCCAACATATAATCAGTCAACTTTTAGAACAAAACTTCAAAGTCATTGGTTCTGTTAGGTCCCAAAGTAAGGCTGACAAACTCTTAGGACAATTCAACGGAAACAAAAATCTTTCTTTCGAAATAGTTGAGGATATCTCCGATTTAACAGCTTTCAATGAAGTTTTTGCTAAACATGGAAAGGAGATTAAATATGTATTACATACCTCATCTCCCTTCTTCACTGACTGTGATGATTATGAGAAGGATTTATTGGTACCAGCTTTGAATGGTACGAAAGGTATTTTGCACTCGATCTTGAAATATGCTGCTGATACAGTTGAACGTGTCGTCATTACATCAAGTGTTGCTGCCATGTTCGACTTCACAAAAGATTTGGATCCATCGTATTCTTACAACGAAAACACTTGGAACCCAGATTCATATGAAGACGCTTTAATTGACGGTGGTCATGCTTATAACGGCTCCAAAAAGCTTGCTGAAAAATATGCTTGGGATTTTGTTGAAGAACatagaaatgaaattaagTTCAAACTAACTACTGTTAACCCTTCTTATGTTTTTGGCCCACAACGTTTCGATGAAAATGTTAGTTCTAAGTTGAATACGTCCTGTGAGCTTATTCACAAGTTAATGCTCTCTTCCGCTGATGATAAAGTAGATAACTCCTTTGTTGGATCCTTTATCGATGTACGTGATGTCGCAAAGGCTCATCTGCTAGCTTTCCAAAGACCAACTTTGATAGGGAAGAGGTTGCTTTTAATTTCAAGTAGATTCAATGCACAGGATATTCTTGATGTTATGAACGAAGATTTTCCAAGTTTAAAGGGGAGAATTCCAGTTGGCAAACCTCAAAGTGGTGCTTTACATAACTGGAAAGGTTCTTTTGCTGACAACTCAAAGACAAAGGAATTGTTAGGATTCGAGTTTATGCCCTTAAAGAAAAGTATTGATGATACGGTCACacaaattttgaaacatgAACACAATTTatga